From Candidatus Persebacteraceae bacterium Df01, a single genomic window includes:
- a CDS encoding NAD(P)H-dependent oxidoreductase subunit E: MSEEKIISVKRQNARIKTKGRIVSDVAMQRVREILNDAPLTAEYLIENLHRLQDAERCLTTDHMAALAALMNLPMAAVYEVATFYHHFHITDDSAPAVTVRVCRSLSCEMAGAGELMKSLQQALGERAQVIAAPCVGRCSCAPVAVAGQNAVERATVPQVISAVENGDTAPVIPAAQTFSDYQQQGGYDTYRRCVQGELTFEEVVRALEESHLRGLGGAGFPAARKWRIVGGEAGDKILAVNIDEGEPGTFKDRYYLERAPHQFLEGALIAAWAVTAADVYIYLRDEYHGCRLMLESELAILRASDIVLPRLHLRRGAGAYICGEESAMIESIEGKRGEPRLRPPYVAQEGVFNRPTLEHNMETLHWVPEILRRGAAWFADHGRRERHGLRSFSVSGRVNKPGVHIAPAGITVRELIDEYCGGMVSGQTLYGYLPGGASGGILPAALDNIPLDFDTVQAAAGDCFIGSAAIIVLSEKDCARDAALNMLQFFEDESCGQCTPCRVGTAKAAQLMQAPKWDAALLEELSQAMADASICGLGQAAPNPIRCVLKYFPHEVC, encoded by the coding sequence ATGAGCGAAGAAAAAATCATCAGTGTCAAGCGCCAAAATGCTCGTATCAAAACTAAAGGGCGCATTGTTTCCGATGTAGCAATGCAGCGGGTGCGCGAAATATTGAACGACGCCCCACTGACCGCCGAATACTTAATTGAAAATTTGCACCGCTTGCAAGATGCCGAAAGGTGTCTTACCACCGATCATATGGCGGCACTGGCGGCATTGATGAATCTACCGATGGCAGCGGTCTACGAAGTTGCTACGTTTTATCATCATTTTCATATTACCGATGACAGTGCGCCCGCCGTTACCGTGCGGGTATGTCGTTCACTGTCTTGTGAGATGGCTGGTGCGGGTGAATTGATGAAATCATTGCAGCAAGCGTTGGGGGAGCGTGCGCAGGTGATTGCAGCACCTTGTGTGGGACGTTGTTCCTGTGCTCCGGTTGCGGTGGCTGGGCAAAACGCCGTTGAGCGTGCAACCGTACCACAAGTTATATCGGCGGTAGAAAATGGCGATACCGCACCCGTCATTCCTGCTGCACAAACATTTTCCGATTATCAACAGCAAGGTGGTTATGACACCTACCGTCGCTGCGTGCAGGGGGAATTGACATTTGAAGAGGTTGTGCGTGCTTTGGAAGAATCTCATTTGCGTGGGCTGGGCGGTGCTGGTTTTCCGGCAGCTCGTAAGTGGCGTATCGTGGGTGGAGAGGCTGGCGATAAGATATTGGCAGTTAATATTGACGAAGGAGAACCGGGTACTTTTAAAGACCGTTACTATTTAGAGCGCGCGCCGCATCAATTTTTGGAGGGTGCGCTAATTGCAGCATGGGCGGTAACTGCGGCGGACGTTTATATCTACCTGCGTGACGAGTACCACGGCTGTAGGTTGATGCTGGAATCTGAGTTGGCAATATTGCGAGCGTCGGACATAGTTTTGCCGCGGTTGCATTTGCGCCGCGGTGCTGGTGCGTATATTTGCGGTGAAGAATCGGCGATGATTGAATCCATAGAAGGTAAGCGCGGCGAGCCTCGGTTGCGCCCACCGTATGTGGCTCAGGAAGGTGTGTTTAACCGTCCGACTCTGGAGCACAATATGGAAACGTTGCACTGGGTTCCAGAAATTTTGCGGCGGGGAGCGGCATGGTTTGCTGACCATGGACGTCGCGAACGACATGGGTTGCGTTCATTTTCGGTGTCAGGAAGAGTGAATAAACCAGGGGTGCACATCGCGCCAGCTGGCATTACTGTGCGCGAGCTGATTGATGAATACTGTGGTGGCATGGTGTCTGGACAAACGTTATACGGGTATCTTCCCGGTGGTGCGTCGGGTGGTATTTTGCCAGCTGCTTTGGATAATATTCCGCTGGATTTTGATACGGTACAGGCCGCTGCTGGCGACTGTTTTATCGGCTCGGCGGCGATTATCGTGTTATCCGAAAAAGATTGTGCCCGTGATGCCGCACTCAATATGCTGCAATTTTTTGAAGACGAATCGTGTGGTCAGTGTACTCCTTGCCGAGTAGGCACGGCTAAGGCAGCACAACTTATGCAAGCGCCAAAGTGGGATGCGGCGTTATTGGAAGAGTTATCTCAAGCGATGGCTGATGCGTCTATCTGTGGGTTGGGGCAAGCCGCTCCCAATCCTATTCGCTGTGTACTCAAGTATTTTCCACACGAAGTGTGTTAA
- the raiA gene encoding ribosome-associated translation inhibitor RaiA produces the protein MQIDITGHHVEITDALRQHTIKLLERLNSHRETSLQNIRVVLQVSKNVNGCGIMTRYNQEEFVVNCQESDMYAAIDRAVEKMERQLQNAKGRKLARRSQ, from the coding sequence ATGCAAATTGATATTACTGGACATCATGTGGAAATTACTGACGCATTGCGGCAGCATACGATTAAGCTTCTGGAGCGCCTCAATAGTCATCGGGAAACATCACTACAAAACATCCGTGTGGTATTGCAGGTGTCAAAAAATGTAAATGGCTGCGGCATAATGACACGCTACAATCAGGAAGAATTTGTTGTCAATTGTCAGGAGAGCGATATGTATGCCGCTATTGACCGTGCTGTAGAAAAAATGGAACGGCAGCTACAAAACGCCAAGGGGCGTAAGTTGGCCCGCCGTAGTCAGTAA
- a CDS encoding acetylornithine/succinylornithine family transaminase — MNNTSCLRTQYDSCLLPIYAPPQPVLVRGQGSRVWDENDKEYVDFGGGIAVLSLGHAPPILTAAISEQAGRLLHTSNLHVNDAAVHLAQKLVEETFAARSFLCNSGAEANEAAIKLARHHGCSIQSEKYHVLAFENSFHGRVGMAMAATGQQKIRNGFGPLTPGMRFAPFNDLAATAAMMDDDVCGIIVEPVQGEGGVVPAANGFLAGLRDLADRHKALLIFDEIQSGAGRTGHLYNYMETHVTPDVLTTAKGLGGGFPVAAMLVSEAAAAGFPVGAHGSTYGGNPLAARAALAVLGEILKDDFLEGVKKRENLFCDKLEELNNEFNCFSDIRHKGCLIGIDMAEGWTVKTVVATALDEGLIVITAGQNTLRLAPALNISVEDIDAGFARLRRALQILRI; from the coding sequence ATGAACAACACAAGTTGCTTACGCACCCAGTATGATTCCTGTCTATTGCCAATATACGCGCCGCCCCAGCCGGTGCTGGTACGCGGACAAGGTTCGCGTGTGTGGGATGAAAATGACAAAGAATATGTGGATTTTGGCGGTGGTATTGCCGTGCTTTCTTTGGGGCACGCTCCGCCAATTCTTACTGCGGCTATTAGCGAGCAAGCTGGGCGATTGTTGCACACATCTAATTTACATGTAAACGATGCCGCCGTGCATTTGGCTCAAAAATTAGTCGAAGAAACTTTTGCCGCTCGATCGTTTTTGTGTAATTCTGGTGCCGAAGCCAATGAAGCGGCAATTAAGTTGGCGAGGCATCACGGTTGTTCTATACAATCAGAAAAATATCATGTTCTGGCTTTTGAAAACAGCTTTCACGGTCGGGTCGGCATGGCTATGGCAGCAACAGGTCAGCAAAAAATACGTAATGGTTTTGGTCCACTGACACCTGGAATGCGTTTTGCGCCATTTAATGATTTGGCGGCGACAGCGGCGATGATGGATGATGATGTGTGCGGAATTATTGTGGAGCCAGTTCAAGGAGAGGGTGGTGTAGTACCGGCGGCGAATGGTTTTTTGGCAGGGTTGCGTGATTTAGCCGATCGTCACAAGGCTTTGTTGATATTTGATGAAATTCAAAGTGGTGCAGGCCGCACCGGTCATTTGTACAACTATATGGAGACGCATGTGACACCCGATGTGCTCACCACGGCTAAGGGGCTTGGCGGCGGCTTTCCGGTAGCGGCGATGCTAGTTTCTGAAGCTGCTGCCGCTGGTTTTCCGGTAGGAGCTCACGGTAGCACTTATGGAGGAAATCCTTTAGCGGCACGAGCGGCATTGGCAGTGCTTGGTGAAATATTAAAAGACGATTTTTTAGAGGGTGTTAAAAAGCGCGAAAATCTCTTTTGCGACAAGTTGGAGGAACTTAACAATGAATTTAACTGCTTTTCTGACATTCGTCATAAAGGCTGTCTTATCGGTATTGATATGGCTGAGGGATGGACGGTAAAAACCGTCGTCGCCACCGCGCTTGATGAAGGGCTTATTGTTATTACTGCGGGTCAGAATACACTGCGTTTGGCGCCAGCGCTGAATATTTCCGTTGAAGATATTGATGCGGGTTTTGCCCGTCTGCGTCGGGCGTTACAAATTCTGCGGATTTGA
- a CDS encoding DUF3579 domain-containing protein: MSQSIPSGTPVNEDDCYIIIKGQTTDGKKFRPSDWCDRLYSTLHALDPEEYDNCIQYVRLVNYSDGKCILVDTSLKASSNMLYNFFMRFVDSNNLVKAAISKSNWDDTRNN, translated from the coding sequence ATGTCACAGTCAATTCCCAGCGGTACTCCTGTTAATGAAGATGATTGTTATATCATCATCAAAGGACAAACAACCGACGGAAAAAAATTTCGTCCCAGCGACTGGTGCGACCGTTTATACAGCACGTTACACGCTTTGGACCCAGAAGAATACGATAATTGTATTCAATATGTCCGCCTCGTCAATTATAGCGATGGCAAATGCATTTTGGTGGATACTTCTCTCAAAGCATCAAGCAACATGTTGTACAATTTTTTCATGCGCTTTGTAGACAGTAATAACTTAGTCAAAGCCGCTATCAGCAAATCTAACTGGGACGATACCCGCAACAATTAA
- a CDS encoding YHS domain protein yields the protein MNSNKIIAVLFFFFILLGAAVGPATISALSKSDSDTAASKNIHFYKYPGGLGADGYDVISYFNDSKAVKGNEIYEEEWGGVLWRFISHKNRKQFFQDPQRYIPQYGGHCAYGVAQGYLVRGDPMAWSIRDDKLYLNYSQGIRTAWLANAQEFIRRSELSWPKLNR from the coding sequence GTGAATTCCAATAAAATTATTGCCGTATTATTTTTCTTTTTCATACTACTCGGCGCAGCGGTTGGTCCCGCCACAATCAGCGCACTGAGTAAGTCAGACAGTGATACAGCTGCCTCTAAAAATATTCATTTTTACAAATACCCGGGCGGACTAGGCGCCGATGGCTATGATGTCATCTCTTATTTCAACGACTCAAAAGCTGTTAAGGGAAATGAAATATACGAAGAAGAATGGGGGGGAGTGCTCTGGCGTTTTATTTCTCACAAAAACCGCAAACAATTTTTTCAAGACCCACAACGCTATATTCCACAATACGGTGGTCACTGCGCCTATGGCGTCGCACAAGGATATTTGGTACGCGGTGATCCAATGGCATGGAGCATTCGTGATGACAAACTGTATTTAAATTATAGTCAAGGCATTCGCACCGCTTGGCTGGCAAACGCACAAGAATTTATTCGTCGCAGCGAACTGTCGTGGCCAAAACTTAACCGCTAA
- a CDS encoding KpsF/GutQ family sugar-phosphate isomerase, whose translation MVANGAHWLAAARRVFDIEGEALAVVRAGLGKPFVHAVELLHHCSGKVVCTGVGKSGHIARKAAATLASTGTPAFFMHPTEAGHGDVGMVAAGDVLLALSHSGESKEVLELLPALRRLEVQLVVIVGNAESALARAADVALEVCVTREACPLNLAPTASATAALALTDALALTLLEARGFSADDFARSHPSGVLGRRLLMRAGDVMRHGDDLPVVQETAPFTAALVEMTKKRMGMVLAISPADDLRGIFTDGDLRRAVEAKKDFSNSVIADLMTVQPQNIPATMLAVDALQLMRAHKLNHLAVTEGKRLVGALSFHDLLRHKLL comes from the coding sequence ATCGTTGCTAATGGTGCTCACTGGTTAGCAGCCGCTCGCCGGGTATTTGATATTGAAGGCGAAGCGCTGGCAGTGGTGCGCGCTGGATTAGGAAAACCTTTTGTCCACGCCGTTGAATTGTTACATCATTGTAGCGGTAAAGTCGTGTGTACCGGCGTCGGTAAGTCGGGACACATTGCCCGCAAAGCGGCGGCAACGCTAGCATCCACAGGGACGCCGGCATTTTTTATGCATCCCACCGAAGCTGGACACGGTGATGTTGGCATGGTAGCCGCTGGTGACGTGTTACTGGCTCTGTCGCACTCTGGAGAAAGTAAAGAAGTGCTGGAATTATTACCCGCGTTGCGACGGTTAGAAGTACAACTTGTCGTTATTGTAGGTAATGCCGAATCGGCATTGGCGCGTGCCGCGGATGTTGCGCTTGAAGTGTGTGTAACACGTGAGGCGTGTCCACTCAATCTGGCGCCGACCGCTAGTGCTACGGCGGCATTGGCACTTACGGATGCATTGGCGCTGACACTGTTGGAAGCGCGTGGTTTTTCCGCTGATGATTTTGCACGCTCACATCCATCAGGGGTACTAGGGCGACGGCTGCTTATGCGCGCCGGAGATGTTATGCGCCATGGTGATGACTTGCCAGTGGTGCAAGAAACTGCCCCCTTTACCGCTGCTTTGGTAGAAATGACAAAAAAACGCATGGGTATGGTGCTAGCGATATCGCCAGCGGATGACTTGCGCGGCATTTTTACCGATGGTGATTTGCGTCGTGCTGTGGAAGCAAAAAAAGATTTTTCTAATTCCGTTATCGCTGACCTAATGACGGTACAACCGCAAAACATTCCCGCCACTATGCTGGCGGTAGATGCATTACAATTAATGCGCGCGCACAAATTAAATCATCTGGCGGTGACGGAAGGTAAACGACTGGTAGGTGCACTTTCATTTCACGATTTACTACGGCACAAATTATTATGA
- the argF gene encoding ornithine carbamoyltransferase: protein MLKHYLDFNSLSAEEIADLLRRAIARKVQVKRGERPPTLASRALLMIFEKASTRTRASFSAAMSQAGGQAQVFDLAQSQRARGESIADTARSISSMFDAVMIRANHHATIEEFAAHSACPVINGLSDRSHPCQVLADVMTFEELRGSLAGRKIAWIGDCNNVFFSWAQAADILGATLVVACPASYRFDETPAGVTITDLDTAVDGAALVMTDVWVSMGDEDAHARQAAFAGYCVNAELMARAEKDALFMHCLPAHRGEEVAAEVIDGPHSVVWQQAENRLHAQKALLEKLLGTED from the coding sequence ATGCTTAAACATTATCTTGATTTTAATTCGTTGAGTGCTGAGGAAATTGCTGATTTATTGCGCCGTGCCATTGCGCGTAAGGTGCAGGTTAAGCGTGGTGAGCGCCCGCCAACGTTGGCTAGTCGTGCGTTGTTGATGATATTTGAGAAAGCTTCCACCCGCACTCGAGCGTCTTTTTCCGCCGCTATGAGTCAGGCAGGTGGGCAGGCGCAAGTTTTTGATTTGGCGCAGTCGCAGCGGGCGCGTGGCGAATCCATCGCCGATACGGCGCGTTCCATATCTTCCATGTTTGATGCGGTGATGATTCGTGCTAACCACCATGCAACAATAGAAGAATTTGCCGCTCATTCTGCATGTCCGGTCATTAACGGGTTGTCCGACCGCTCACATCCGTGTCAGGTGCTTGCCGACGTGATGACTTTTGAAGAATTGCGCGGTAGTTTAGCGGGGCGTAAAATTGCTTGGATTGGCGACTGCAATAATGTGTTTTTCTCGTGGGCGCAAGCTGCAGATATTTTGGGCGCGACGTTGGTGGTGGCTTGTCCGGCTAGTTATCGTTTTGATGAAACGCCAGCCGGAGTTACGATAACTGATTTGGATACAGCGGTGGATGGCGCAGCGTTGGTAATGACCGACGTTTGGGTAAGCATGGGCGATGAAGATGCCCATGCGCGGCAGGCGGCATTTGCTGGTTACTGCGTGAATGCTGAATTGATGGCGCGCGCCGAAAAGGACGCGCTATTTATGCATTGTCTGCCAGCACATCGTGGCGAAGAAGTAGCCGCCGAGGTGATTGATGGTCCGCACAGTGTGGTCTGGCAACAAGCTGAAAATCGCCTGCACGCACAAAAAGCGCTATTGGAAAAATTACTTGGCACGGAAGATTAA
- a CDS encoding valine--tRNA ligase has protein sequence MTDESNATNFGALEKHFDASTVEEKWCQRWEEGNLFDSSPQDGRDNYCIMLPPPNVTGTLHMGHAFQHTLMDALTRRERMRGRNVLWQAGTDHAGIATQIVVTRELATKGIDAATLTREEFLCNAWAWKEQSGNTISEQMRRLGASCDWTRSRFTMDDKLSATVTEVFVRLYEAGLIYRGKRLVNWDPVLLTAVSDLEVTNSEEEGVMYYVRYPFVGDEKNGIVIGTTRPETILVDGAIAVHPDDKRYAPLLGQQVHVPLTDPPRQIEIIADTYVEPEFGSGCVKITAAHDFNDYEVYKRHADKNIPVVVLFTPDAKMNDNAPADYRGMDRFAAREKIVEDLKKAGLLIKSEAHQYKLPRGDRSGVVLEPMLTDQWFMRMDEMAGKALKLADDGKVRFVPANWRKTYDQWLNNIQDWCLSRQLLWGHRIPAWYDEDGNIIVACNEADAVVKAGGKTLRRDDDVLDTWFSSALWPFSTLGWPDTDNPHFQHYFPTSVLVTGFDILFFWVARMVMMSEHFTGQTPFRDVYITGLVRDAEGQKMSKSKGNVLDPMDLIDGIDLAALVQKRTSGLMNPAKADAIKATTEKYFANGIPAYGVDALRFTFASLASYGRDIKFDLERCAGYRNFCNKLWNAARFVLGVCDKESEKGKMAPPSIADRWLISRLQHTEEAVSEAFGIYRFDLAAQAAYQFVWNEYCDWYVEIAKIQLRSDAAVARRTRHTLVRVLESALRLLHPLMPFVTDELWEKIAPLAGVPAAASVMLTAWPEAEDTYKDTEAEVVINRLIALVDGCRRLRGEVGIPPAARPVLLVCGDSTALVPLRECIEKLARFESINMTEVLPDYLPRTDIEGFSIAIEWEADNSVSRELLTQKLEKLEKELQAVQVSLTNAQFIQRAPAAVVDKKRSRCVALQKERDDIFRQLVG, from the coding sequence GTGACTGACGAGAGCAACGCGACCAATTTTGGTGCGCTAGAAAAACATTTTGATGCTTCCACGGTGGAAGAAAAATGGTGTCAGCGATGGGAGGAAGGCAATCTGTTCGATTCTTCTCCACAAGACGGACGAGATAATTATTGTATTATGTTGCCGCCGCCTAATGTAACTGGTACTTTGCACATGGGGCACGCTTTTCAGCATACATTGATGGACGCGCTGACGCGGCGAGAGCGCATGCGCGGGCGCAATGTTTTGTGGCAAGCGGGGACTGACCATGCCGGCATTGCTACGCAAATTGTAGTTACTCGCGAATTGGCTACTAAAGGTATTGACGCTGCCACGTTAACGCGAGAAGAGTTTCTATGTAACGCTTGGGCATGGAAAGAACAATCCGGCAATACTATCAGCGAGCAAATGCGCCGGTTGGGTGCTTCATGTGATTGGACGCGCAGTCGTTTTACTATGGACGACAAATTATCAGCGACGGTGACTGAAGTTTTTGTACGCCTGTACGAAGCAGGATTAATTTATCGTGGTAAGCGGTTGGTCAATTGGGATCCAGTGCTTCTTACTGCTGTTTCTGATTTAGAAGTCACGAATAGTGAAGAGGAGGGCGTCATGTACTATGTGCGCTATCCTTTTGTTGGCGACGAAAAAAACGGCATTGTTATAGGTACTACCCGCCCAGAAACAATTTTGGTTGATGGTGCCATTGCCGTTCACCCTGATGATAAGCGTTATGCTCCATTATTGGGTCAGCAGGTGCATGTGCCGCTTACCGATCCGCCACGGCAAATTGAGATTATTGCTGATACTTACGTAGAACCGGAGTTTGGTTCCGGTTGTGTCAAAATCACCGCTGCCCACGACTTTAACGATTACGAAGTATATAAACGGCACGCGGATAAAAATATTCCTGTTGTCGTGCTTTTTACGCCGGACGCTAAAATGAACGACAATGCGCCAGCAGATTATCGCGGCATGGACCGTTTTGCCGCTCGCGAAAAAATTGTGGAAGATTTGAAAAAAGCGGGGCTGCTTATCAAAAGCGAGGCACACCAATATAAATTGCCGCGTGGCGATCGTTCGGGCGTGGTGTTGGAGCCGATGCTTACCGACCAGTGGTTTATGCGTATGGACGAGATGGCGGGCAAAGCATTAAAACTGGCGGATGACGGAAAGGTGCGTTTTGTGCCGGCGAATTGGCGCAAAACATATGATCAGTGGTTGAATAATATTCAAGATTGGTGTCTTTCTCGGCAGCTATTGTGGGGACACCGTATCCCTGCTTGGTACGATGAAGACGGCAATATTATCGTAGCCTGTAATGAGGCGGACGCTGTGGTTAAGGCCGGTGGTAAAACCTTGCGTCGCGATGATGATGTATTGGATACGTGGTTTTCATCGGCGTTGTGGCCTTTTTCTACCTTGGGTTGGCCGGATACTGATAACCCGCATTTTCAGCATTATTTTCCTACGTCGGTTTTGGTTACTGGTTTTGACATTCTCTTTTTCTGGGTGGCGCGTATGGTGATGATGAGTGAACATTTTACCGGTCAAACACCGTTTAGAGACGTGTACATTACTGGTCTCGTGCGTGATGCGGAAGGCCAAAAAATGAGCAAGTCCAAGGGTAATGTGTTGGATCCTATGGATTTAATAGATGGTATTGATTTGGCGGCATTAGTGCAAAAACGTACGTCTGGGTTGATGAATCCCGCTAAGGCGGATGCTATTAAAGCGACAACAGAAAAATATTTTGCGAACGGTATCCCAGCCTATGGTGTGGACGCGTTACGTTTTACTTTTGCTTCGTTGGCATCGTACGGGCGCGATATTAAATTTGATTTGGAGCGTTGTGCCGGTTATCGTAATTTTTGTAATAAATTATGGAATGCGGCGCGTTTTGTGTTGGGCGTGTGCGATAAGGAAAGTGAAAAAGGGAAGATGGCGCCGCCGTCAATTGCTGACCGTTGGCTTATCAGTCGCTTACAGCACACGGAGGAAGCCGTTTCCGAAGCCTTTGGTATTTATCGTTTTGATTTGGCGGCACAGGCGGCATATCAGTTTGTGTGGAATGAATATTGCGATTGGTATGTGGAAATTGCCAAAATTCAATTACGCAGCGACGCTGCTGTTGCTCGTCGTACCCGTCATACGTTAGTGCGAGTATTAGAGTCGGCACTGCGGTTGTTGCATCCGTTGATGCCTTTTGTTACTGATGAGTTATGGGAAAAAATTGCCCCATTGGCTGGTGTGCCGGCGGCGGCTAGTGTGATGTTAACAGCGTGGCCAGAAGCGGAAGATACATACAAAGATACCGAGGCGGAAGTAGTTATCAACCGGCTGATAGCATTGGTGGACGGTTGTCGTCGGTTGCGTGGTGAGGTGGGAATCCCACCGGCAGCGCGACCTGTGTTGCTAGTGTGCGGTGATAGTACGGCGCTGGTGCCGTTGCGTGAGTGTATTGAAAAACTAGCGCGCTTTGAGTCCATCAACATGACAGAAGTATTACCCGATTATTTGCCGCGTACCGATATTGAAGGGTTTAGTATTGCTATTGAGTGGGAAGCTGATAACAGCGTATCGCGCGAACTGTTGACGCAAAAACTGGAAAAATTGGAAAAAGAATTACAAGCCGTGCAAGTATCACTGACGAACGCGCAATTTATTCAACGCGCACCCGCCGCAGTGGTGGATAAAAAGCGATCTCGCTGTGTTGCCTTACAAAAAGAAAGAGATGATATTTTTCGGCAGTTGGTAGGCTAG
- a CDS encoding phenylphosphate carboxylase subunit delta, with translation MNVEQRAARVRALFLDVDGTLTDGRIYLFPSGVVRAFHTLDGYGLRLLIKRQILVAIITAAAGDGIGERAKQLGIDEVHVGVEDKLAVMQTILVKHSVSVEQAAFMGDDLPDLTAMQHAGFAIAPKTAVAAVLDTAHYVPSLPAGAGAVRELCDLIIAAQEVT, from the coding sequence ATGAATGTTGAACAGCGAGCGGCTCGTGTGCGTGCTTTGTTTTTGGATGTGGACGGTACGCTGACTGATGGTCGCATCTACCTATTTCCTAGCGGCGTGGTGCGCGCTTTTCATACGCTGGATGGCTATGGTTTGCGCCTGCTTATCAAACGGCAGATATTGGTTGCCATTATTACTGCTGCCGCCGGTGACGGTATTGGTGAACGAGCAAAGCAGCTGGGTATTGACGAAGTACATGTCGGAGTCGAAGACAAGTTGGCGGTAATGCAGACGATTTTGGTAAAGCATAGCGTGTCGGTTGAACAGGCGGCTTTTATGGGGGATGATTTACCAGATTTGACGGCCATGCAACACGCTGGCTTTGCTATCGCGCCAAAAACCGCGGTGGCAGCAGTTCTTGACACAGCGCATTATGTACCATCCCTACCTGCTGGTGCTGGTGCCGTGCGGGAATTATGCGATTTGATTATCGCAGCGCAAGAGGTGACTTGA
- a CDS encoding PTS sugar transporter subunit IIA: MTEITEIGIARRLPPAHILLGIDWQSKKRVFEQISIVFENTSGIAREQFFSVLFERERLGSTFIGEGGAIPHGRLGNLKEPLCALVMLKHPIQYGVSDDGGGAVQVLFFLIAPQEANDIHLCILGVFAEMLSDQQLINNLWQCAEPEKVQKIIANWEKEKGLSDGDKE, encoded by the coding sequence ATGACTGAAATTACCGAAATTGGTATTGCTCGGCGGTTGCCGCCGGCGCATATTTTGCTGGGTATTGACTGGCAGAGTAAAAAGCGCGTGTTTGAACAAATCAGCATTGTTTTTGAAAATACGAGCGGTATTGCCCGAGAACAATTTTTTTCGGTGCTTTTTGAGCGCGAGCGTTTAGGTTCTACTTTTATCGGTGAGGGTGGGGCTATTCCGCACGGACGATTGGGGAATTTGAAAGAGCCTTTGTGTGCGCTGGTTATGCTCAAACATCCGATTCAATATGGTGTCAGTGATGATGGCGGTGGTGCTGTGCAAGTGCTATTTTTCTTAATTGCTCCCCAAGAAGCAAATGATATCCATTTATGTATTCTCGGTGTTTTTGCCGAAATGCTGTCTGACCAGCAGTTGATTAATAATCTGTGGCAATGTGCCGAACCGGAAAAAGTCCAAAAAATTATTGCCAATTGGGAAAAAGAAAAAGGCTTGTCAGACGGTGATAAGGAATAA
- the lptB gene encoding LPS export ABC transporter ATP-binding protein, which yields MNNGDSLNVSGLIKRYDGRAVLNEVSIRVRRGEIVGLLGPNGAGKTTCFYAIAGLIRPDRGAIMMNDQDITCLPMHKRARLGLSYLPQEGSIFQGLNVLDNVLAIVEINGVCGQSARKKALQLLEKMGVAHLADASAQTLSGGERRRVEIARLLAVEPAFVLMDEPFAAIAPIAVRELQDIIRSLSRQNIGIVVTDHNVREMLKLCDRAYILEDGKVLVEGSPVDVAASEAAQRAYLGYDFVP from the coding sequence ATGAATAACGGAGACAGCCTCAATGTCAGCGGGCTAATTAAACGCTACGATGGGCGAGCTGTGCTCAACGAAGTATCTATCCGTGTTCGTCGCGGTGAAATTGTCGGTTTGTTAGGCCCCAATGGTGCCGGAAAAACCACTTGTTTTTACGCTATTGCCGGTCTTATTCGTCCTGACCGCGGTGCCATTATGATGAACGACCAAGACATCACTTGCTTGCCTATGCACAAACGGGCACGACTGGGATTGTCCTATCTGCCACAGGAAGGTTCTATTTTTCAAGGACTTAATGTACTGGATAACGTGTTAGCAATTGTGGAAATTAACGGTGTGTGCGGTCAGTCAGCACGCAAAAAAGCTTTGCAATTGCTGGAAAAAATGGGCGTGGCGCACTTAGCCGATGCCAGCGCACAAACGCTGTCTGGTGGCGAGCGGCGACGAGTGGAAATTGCTCGGTTGCTGGCGGTGGAGCCGGCTTTTGTGCTTATGGATGAACCTTTTGCCGCTATCGCTCCCATTGCTGTGCGGGAATTGCAGGATATTATTCGCAGTCTAAGTCGGCAAAATATCGGTATTGTTGTTACCGATCACAATGTGCGGGAAATGCTCAAATTATGCGACCGCGCTTATATTTTGGAAGATGGTAAGGTACTGGTGGAGGGAAGCCCCGTGGATGTGGCGGCGAGTGAGGCGGCACAGCGCGCCTATCTAGGTTACGATTTCGTGCCATGA